From one Acidobacteriota bacterium genomic stretch:
- a CDS encoding transposase, which translates to KAVAADLKTIYKAATRDEGELELEKFAEKWGEKYPPIVQLWRKNWERVAVFYAYPEEIRRVIYTTNAIESVNMSLRKIIKNRGSFPTDEAALKLIYLALQNISERWTMPVKDWRAALNRFAIEFADRLPEF; encoded by the coding sequence GCAAAGCCGTAGCCGCCGATTTAAAGACGATCTATAAAGCGGCGACGCGCGACGAAGGCGAGTTGGAGTTAGAAAAATTCGCTGAGAAATGGGGAGAAAAATATCCGCCGATTGTGCAGTTGTGGCGCAAGAACTGGGAACGAGTGGCGGTTTTTTATGCTTACCCGGAAGAAATTCGTCGAGTAATTTATACGACCAATGCGATTGAAAGTGTGAATATGAGTTTGCGAAAAATTATTAAAAATCGTGGTTCATTTCCTACAGATGAAGCGGCGTTGAAATTGATATACTTAGCGTTGCAGAATATCAGCGAGCGCTGGACGATGCCGGTAAAGGATTGGCGAGCGGCGTTGAATCGGTTTGCCATTGAGTTTGCTGACCGGTTGCCAGAATTTTAA
- a CDS encoding EutN/CcmL family microcompartment protein, with the protein MQLARVVGTVVATVKNEALEGRKLLVIQPLNGELQEYGKRLVAIDSIGAGVGEVVFWCRGKEASFPFDPMPVPTDCTIVGIVDSVYTNKSP; encoded by the coding sequence ATGCAATTAGCTCGCGTGGTTGGAACCGTGGTTGCCACCGTCAAAAATGAAGCCCTTGAAGGGCGTAAACTGTTGGTCATTCAACCGCTCAACGGCGAGTTGCAGGAATATGGCAAACGCCTGGTTGCTATTGATTCAATCGGCGCGGGGGTTGGCGAAGTCGTCTTCTGGTGTCGCGGCAAAGAGGCATCATTTCCTTTCGACCCGATGCCTGTGCCGACCGATTGCACGATTGTCGGAATTGTCGATTCGGTTTACACCAATAAGAGTCCGTAG
- a CDS encoding EutN/CcmL family microcompartment protein, translated as MLLAKVIGNVVATQKNDRYEGSRIMVVQPVNPDGTAAGEEMLALDSVDAGIGDTVVIVREGWSASTAATGKLGAAIDTAIIGVVDTIEETA; from the coding sequence ATGCTATTAGCCAAAGTCATTGGCAACGTGGTTGCCACACAGAAAAACGACCGCTACGAAGGCAGTCGCATTATGGTTGTTCAACCGGTCAATCCTGATGGAACGGCGGCGGGCGAAGAGATGCTGGCGCTTGATTCTGTCGATGCGGGAATTGGCGACACGGTGGTGATTGTGCGCGAAGGTTGGTCGGCATCGACTGCGGCTACCGGAAAATTGGGCGCGGCAATCGATACGGCAATCATTGGCGTGGTGGATACCATTGAAGAGACTGCTTAA
- the hslO gene encoding Hsp33 family molecular chaperone HslO → MNKTPDARLQTPDANLQTSDTGRPAQSDRLMRATAADNQLRCLAAITTNLVGEACRRHQTYPTASVALGRTLTGTLLLGSSFKDLEKITVKFDCDGPIGDIVAQADAHGKVRGYVTNPSADITAMNALGKFDVRAVVGNGTMYVQRDLGFEIGLSLEPYRGSVPIVSGEIGDDFAYYLGKSEQINSAVGLGVLMKIANPMDARVATSPEFALEDLRVAASGGFIIQMMPDTSEEIIGYLEHHLPTVPNPTVMVSEGLSALEMLQRVLGDLEITVLDERAPSFKCQCSRQRVEVMVSALGKDEVADMLAKDNGAEVICHYCNEKYQFSDAELQAILNEA, encoded by the coding sequence ATGAATAAGACTCCAGACGCTCGACTCCAGACTCCCGACGCAAATCTTCAGACATCAGACACCGGACGCCCGGCTCAAAGTGACCGGTTGATGCGCGCCACAGCCGCAGATAATCAACTGCGTTGTCTTGCAGCCATCACGACAAATCTGGTTGGCGAAGCCTGTCGTCGCCACCAAACCTATCCGACGGCTTCGGTGGCGCTTGGTCGCACACTCACGGGCACCTTGCTACTCGGTTCATCTTTTAAAGACCTTGAAAAAATCACCGTAAAATTTGATTGCGACGGACCCATCGGGGACATCGTTGCGCAAGCCGATGCGCATGGAAAGGTGCGCGGTTACGTTACCAATCCGAGTGCTGATATTACGGCGATGAATGCGCTCGGCAAATTCGACGTTCGCGCCGTGGTTGGCAATGGAACGATGTATGTGCAACGCGATTTGGGCTTTGAAATTGGTTTGAGTTTGGAACCCTATCGCGGCTCTGTGCCGATTGTGTCGGGCGAAATCGGCGATGATTTTGCCTATTATCTGGGAAAATCCGAACAGATTAATTCAGCGGTCGGGCTTGGGGTATTGATGAAAATCGCCAACCCGATGGATGCAAGGGTTGCCACATCACCTGAATTCGCGCTGGAAGATTTGCGGGTAGCGGCATCGGGCGGGTTCATCATTCAAATGATGCCCGATACCAGCGAAGAGATTATCGGCTACCTCGAACATCATTTGCCGACGGTTCCCAATCCGACGGTGATGGTGAGCGAAGGTCTCTCGGCGCTTGAAATGTTGCAAAGAGTGTTGGGCGATTTGGAGATTACAGTTTTAGATGAACGCGCCCCGTCATTCAAATGCCAGTGTTCGCGCCAGCGCGTCGAGGTGATGGTTTCGGCGCTCGGCAAGGACGAAGTTGCCGATATGCTTGCCAAAGATAACGGCGCAGAGGTGATTTGCCATTATTGCAATGAAAAATATCAATTCAGCGACGCTGAATTGCAGGCGATATTGAACGAAGCCTAG
- a CDS encoding MogA/MoaB family molybdenum cofactor biosynthesis protein, with protein sequence MSKVEIVAVVLTISDKASRGEREDTSGPAVVNELEKLGARIVATEIISDDRELIAAKLKAYADREDVNLVFTTGGTGFAPRDNTPEATREVIDKEAPGLAELMRLRSLDSTPLAPLSRAVCGIRGTTLIVNLPGSLRGAVENFTAIRSTLPHAIGLLTEQSRKCAT encoded by the coding sequence ATGTCGAAAGTTGAAATCGTTGCGGTGGTGTTGACCATCAGCGATAAAGCATCACGCGGCGAACGCGAAGATACGTCGGGACCTGCGGTGGTCAATGAGCTTGAAAAACTCGGCGCGCGCATTGTCGCAACCGAAATTATTTCCGATGACCGCGAATTGATTGCCGCAAAGCTCAAAGCCTATGCCGACCGCGAAGATGTCAATCTCGTCTTCACCACCGGCGGAACCGGCTTTGCCCCGCGCGACAATACCCCCGAAGCAACCCGCGAAGTGATTGACAAAGAAGCGCCGGGGCTTGCCGAACTGATGCGCCTTCGCAGCCTCGATTCCACGCCGCTTGCGCCACTCTCACGCGCCGTATGCGGCATTCGCGGCACAACTTTGATTGTCAATTTGCCCGGAAGCCTTCGCGGCGCGGTCGAAAACTTCACCGCCATCCGCAGCACCCTTCCGCACGCCATTGGGCTGCTCACCGAACAATCGCGAAAATGCGCTACATAA
- the thpR gene encoding RNA 2',3'-cyclic phosphodiesterase produces MPTSTPSIRAFICIDIPPSLKTQIENLQNELRRIDAQVSWVKPANIHLTIKFLGDMPTEKIPQVIEAARHVTGSCSPFQLEASGAGVFPSPQNPNVLWIGLNDLPDALIALQQAIEDELSTIGIARESKNFNPHLTIGRIRNRRNARQLAEELIRRGKASDRFTVTEIIVMRSDLDPRGAIYTPLAVLPLQPPTAI; encoded by the coding sequence ATGCCAACCTCGACACCCTCCATTCGCGCCTTCATCTGCATAGACATCCCGCCTTCGCTCAAAACGCAAATCGAGAATTTGCAGAACGAGTTGCGCCGCATTGACGCGCAGGTGAGTTGGGTAAAACCGGCAAACATTCACCTGACGATTAAATTCCTTGGCGATATGCCGACCGAAAAAATTCCCCAAGTCATTGAAGCCGCGCGCCACGTAACCGGCTCCTGTAGCCCGTTTCAACTCGAAGCGAGCGGCGCGGGCGTCTTCCCTTCACCGCAAAATCCCAACGTCTTATGGATCGGCTTGAACGATTTACCGGATGCCTTGATAGCGTTGCAGCAAGCCATCGAAGACGAGCTTTCGACTATCGGCATTGCGCGTGAAAGTAAAAATTTCAATCCCCATCTGACCATCGGGCGCATTCGCAACCGGCGCAATGCCCGCCAGCTTGCCGAAGAACTCATTCGCAGAGGCAAAGCCTCTGACCGATTCACGGTTACTGAAATCATCGTCATGCGAAGCGACCTCGACCCGCGCGGGGCAATCTATACGCCACTGGCAGTGCTGCCTTTGCAGCCTCCAACCGCAATTTAA
- the ppk1 gene encoding polyphosphate kinase 1, whose amino-acid sequence MAEANVQSNREENISMVENVALPKTLFLNNQLLLNRELNWLEFNYRVLEEALDRSQPLLERLKFLSIFSTNLDEFFMIRVSGLKQQIESKVTELSPDGMMPAAQLKGVTQRLRPMVQDQMRCLTSEILPALAAEGLIITPYRALSEKQKRDLKDYFLENVFPVLTPQAVDPSHRFPYISNLSLNIGMMVDQSQDNSSTRLSTTPSFIRVKVPPIVPRLIPVGESGTEFILLEELIAANTDALFPGVTVGECFTFRVTRDADIEIREDEAGDLLQTMERELRKRRFGHGVRLEVSSTMPGEMVRYLASSIGLTADDVYTIDGPLNVPDLMALYDLGRSTLKDRPYIAPIAPEFKTGESMFDVIRRQDVLVHHPYQSFSSVVDFIRQAAADPDVLAIKMTLYRTGTRSPIVQALMEASEGGKQVAVLVELKARFDEENNIEWARRLERSGVHVVYGVLGLKTHCKVALVVRRESGSLIRYIHIGTGNYNPATAKIYTDLGLFTTNPLIGADVTDLFNFLTGFSRQTEYRKLLVAPVNLREKMTALIEREIEHHKAGLPAHIIAKINSLTDTKIIRSLYEASQAGVPIDLIVRGVCMLRPGVPGLSSTIEVHSIVGRFLEHSRIYYFANGGAGDFYLGSADWMLRNLDRRVEVITPIEDANLQKQLKRILDICLKDNVKARRLLVDGKYERVRPMTGEARVDAQAYFMNPDLKDEF is encoded by the coding sequence ATGGCTGAAGCGAATGTACAATCGAATCGAGAAGAAAACATCAGTATGGTGGAAAATGTCGCGTTGCCGAAAACCCTTTTTCTCAACAACCAACTGCTGCTGAACCGCGAACTCAACTGGCTCGAATTCAATTATCGCGTCCTCGAAGAAGCCCTTGACCGTTCGCAACCCCTGCTTGAACGCCTCAAATTCCTGTCGATTTTTTCTACCAACCTCGACGAATTTTTCATGATTCGGGTGTCGGGTCTCAAACAACAGATTGAATCGAAAGTCACCGAACTTTCGCCCGACGGCATGATGCCCGCCGCGCAACTCAAAGGCGTCACCCAACGTTTGCGCCCGATGGTGCAAGACCAGATGCGCTGTTTGACTTCGGAAATTCTTCCGGCGCTTGCCGCCGAAGGCTTAATCATCACGCCCTATCGCGCGCTTTCCGAAAAACAGAAACGCGATTTAAAAGATTATTTCCTTGAAAATGTCTTTCCGGTGCTGACGCCGCAAGCCGTCGATCCCAGTCATCGCTTTCCGTACATTTCAAACCTCAGCCTCAACATCGGCATGATGGTTGACCAGTCGCAGGACAATTCTTCGACCCGGCTTTCTACAACACCGAGTTTCATTCGCGTCAAAGTGCCGCCCATCGTGCCCAGGTTGATTCCTGTGGGTGAATCGGGAACCGAGTTTATCCTGCTCGAAGAACTCATTGCCGCCAATACCGATGCGCTGTTTCCGGGGGTTACGGTCGGCGAGTGCTTTACTTTCAGAGTCACCCGCGACGCTGATATTGAAATCCGTGAAGACGAAGCCGGCGACCTATTGCAGACTATGGAACGCGAACTGCGCAAACGCCGTTTCGGTCACGGCGTGCGTCTTGAAGTGTCATCAACCATGCCCGGTGAAATGGTGCGTTACCTGGCAAGTTCGATAGGACTCACTGCCGATGATGTCTACACCATTGACGGGCCATTGAATGTGCCGGATTTGATGGCGCTTTATGATTTGGGCAGGTCAACGTTGAAAGACCGCCCCTACATTGCGCCGATTGCCCCGGAATTCAAAACCGGCGAATCGATGTTCGATGTCATCCGTCGTCAGGATGTGTTGGTTCATCATCCGTATCAATCGTTTTCAAGTGTGGTGGATTTCATCAGGCAGGCTGCCGCCGACCCTGATGTGCTGGCAATAAAAATGACCCTTTATCGCACGGGTACACGCTCGCCTATCGTGCAGGCGCTCATGGAAGCCAGCGAAGGCGGCAAACAGGTTGCCGTGCTCGTCGAACTCAAAGCCCGTTTCGATGAAGAAAATAATATCGAATGGGCGCGCAGACTCGAACGCTCAGGGGTTCACGTCGTCTATGGCGTTCTGGGACTCAAGACCCATTGTAAAGTTGCCTTAGTGGTTCGTCGCGAATCCGGTTCCCTGATTCGTTATATTCACATCGGCACAGGCAATTACAATCCGGCGACGGCGAAAATCTATACCGATTTGGGATTGTTTACCACCAATCCGTTAATCGGCGCAGATGTGACCGACCTGTTCAATTTTCTCACAGGCTTTTCAAGACAAACGGAGTATCGAAAATTACTGGTCGCGCCGGTGAACCTGCGCGAAAAGATGACTGCCTTGATTGAACGCGAAATCGAACATCACAAAGCCGGGCTTCCGGCGCATATCATCGCTAAAATCAACAGTCTGACGGATACCAAAATCATTCGTTCACTCTATGAAGCCTCACAAGCCGGGGTGCCGATTGATTTAATCGTGCGCGGCGTTTGTATGCTCAGACCGGGTGTGCCCGGGCTTTCCAGCACCATAGAGGTTCACAGCATTGTGGGGAGATTTTTAGAACACAGCCGCATCTATTATTTTGCCAATGGCGGAGCAGGAGATTTTTATCTCGGCAGCGCCGACTGGATGCTCAGAAATCTTGACCGGCGGGTTGAGGTCATCACTCCGATTGAAGACGCGAATTTACAAAAACAGTTAAAACGAATCCTGGATATCTGTTTGAAAGATAATGTCAAAGCCCGACGGTTGTTGGTGGATGGCAAGTATGAACGTGTACGTCCGATGACCGGCGAAGCGCGGGTTGACGCACAAGCCTATTTTATGAACCCTGACCTTAAAGACGAGTTTTAA
- a CDS encoding alanine--glyoxylate aminotransferase family protein, which produces MTAIVSEPTKKELKIFPPFEVPNRLLFSPGPTPVPPSVLQAMTKTVLGHLDPRFLQCMDEIKEMLKYVFETDNRLTLPVSGTGSAGMEAAIFNAIEPGDDVVVCPMGVFGERMLAIVERTPANPVVVRAEWGNQIDLKQIEAAMKSCKPRVLALVHVETSTGVAQNLEGLAELAHRYDALLIVDAVASLSGQAVDVDKHQIDICYSGSQKCIGAPPGLAPITFSERAVQRLRGRQTKVQSWYFDIAMVEQYWGKERTYHHTAPISMNYALHEALRLICEEGLEARFARHLKAHQALVAGLDAMGLKLLTAPENRAIVVNAVSVPEGLDGNRCRMRLLNDHNIEIAGGLGHLKGKIWRIGLMGESSQKANVLRLLDALHQTLIAEGYNCESGVEAAEKIFV; this is translated from the coding sequence ATGACAGCTATTGTTTCCGAACCAACTAAAAAAGAACTAAAGATTTTTCCACCCTTTGAAGTTCCCAATCGACTACTTTTTTCTCCCGGTCCGACGCCGGTTCCGCCAAGCGTACTACAGGCGATGACCAAAACCGTGCTTGGACATCTCGACCCCAGATTCCTGCAATGCATGGATGAAATCAAAGAGATGTTGAAATATGTTTTTGAAACCGATAATCGCTTAACCCTTCCGGTATCGGGCACGGGCAGCGCCGGAATGGAAGCGGCGATTTTCAATGCCATTGAACCGGGCGACGATGTCGTGGTTTGCCCGATGGGGGTGTTTGGTGAACGCATGCTCGCCATCGTTGAACGCACACCGGCGAACCCCGTTGTGGTGCGCGCCGAATGGGGCAATCAGATTGATTTAAAGCAAATCGAAGCGGCGATGAAATCCTGCAAGCCGCGTGTGCTGGCACTGGTTCATGTTGAAACCTCAACCGGGGTGGCGCAAAATCTCGAAGGGCTTGCCGAACTCGCGCATCGCTATGACGCCTTGCTCATCGTTGATGCGGTGGCTTCGCTTTCGGGTCAGGCAGTCGATGTTGATAAACATCAAATTGATATTTGTTATTCGGGTTCGCAAAAATGCATCGGAGCGCCTCCGGGGCTTGCGCCGATTACCTTTTCGGAACGCGCGGTTCAACGTTTGCGCGGTCGCCAAACCAAAGTGCAAAGCTGGTATTTCGATATAGCAATGGTTGAACAGTATTGGGGCAAAGAGCGCACCTATCATCATACAGCGCCGATTTCCATGAATTATGCGCTGCACGAAGCCTTGCGTTTAATTTGCGAAGAGGGTCTCGAAGCCCGCTTTGCGCGACACCTCAAAGCGCATCAGGCGCTGGTCGCAGGGCTTGATGCGATGGGGCTAAAACTATTGACCGCGCCGGAAAATCGCGCCATCGTGGTCAATGCCGTAAGCGTCCCCGAAGGACTGGATGGCAACCGTTGCCGCATGCGATTACTGAACGACCACAATATCGAAATCGCCGGTGGACTCGGACACCTGAAAGGCAAAATCTGGCGCATCGGGTTGATGGGCGAAAGCTCTCAGAAAGCCAATGTTTTACGGTTGCTGGACGCTTTGCATCAAACCCTCATTGCCGAAGGTTACAATTGCGAATCGGGTGTTGAAGCGGCGGAAAAAATATTTGTTTAA